GAATCATGACGTCGCGCGCGGTCGGATGTCTCGACAGGTGCAGGAACCAGAGCGCCCGCCGCGACTGGCGGGGTCGAATGAAGAAGGGCGTGTCATACGTCGCCCCGGTGGTATTGCGAATATGGTCGCGTAGCGTCCGCTGGACAAGCGCTCGTCCGCCGGCGCCGTCCTTGAGTCGAATCAGGTCCTGTATCCGTGGCCGCGTCAGTTGGAGCGGCGACACCGCCTTGACGTTGGCGGGCGCTGTCGAGAGATGGTTGACGAGCGCATCGGCGGCGAACGTCAGGATGACTTCCGCTGCACGCAACTCACGAAGTATCCTGGCAACCAGGCCCAACTCGACACGTGCGAATCCTGTCTGATCGAGAAGAAATATGGCTCGGCCAGCCCGCGGCTGACGGCTCTGAATGGCAGTAATGATTGCGTCCGCCTCGTCTTCGAACCGGCTGTTTCGAAGAATGACCCTTTCGGGATCGGCGTAACCGCGCTCGTTCAAGGCCGCCTGTAGATGTGCGGTATGAAGGGATCCGCGTCGACGAAATAGTACTTGCAGTCGAGATGCAGACGCTTTGAGCGGCCCCGGTTCAGGCGTGCTCGCGCCGCCTCGGATTCCTCGATCATGACCAGAGGCGTACCCGATTCGGTTCCGCCACCGTCCTGGAACGTACCCCCGCCGCAGAAGCCGTCGACGAGGTCGAGCTTGAACTCCTCGCGGGAAGGATTGACGCCCAAACGGTCGAAGTAGGCGCGCAGGTAGCGGCGCAGGACGTTGAGTTTCGCCTTGCTGTGTTCCTCGATCGGCGGCGGAGGCTCGCCGGGGCGCCATCTGAAGGTCATAGCACGGAGCCTGCTTCAGACCGATTCTACCGGCGCCCCGGCGGATCGCTCCTGCTGTTCCCCGGCCGTTGCCGGAACTGACGGCCTGGCGTCCCACGTACGACCGTCGAGTCTGCGCCCCGTGAGCCTCTTGAGCGTTCCGCCCCATTGCTTGAAAAAGAACGCGACGTTCTGTTCCTCGCATTGCTCACGGATCGCCCGGACCCATTCGGCTTTCATCGGACGTGCTCCGGGGCCGCTCTCCCCTCCGACGATCGCCCAGTGGATCCCGCTGAGATCGGCGCCGGTCACGGGGCCGAGCAGCGGCTCGAACGACGCGAACCTCAGGACCGTCGCGGGTTGCCCTGAGCTCGCCGAGGCGCCAAAGGTAGTCGGACCTCTCGACGCTCGTGCCGAGCCACACGTTCGGAAGGAGGGGAAGACGCTCGGCGAGACGTTGCATGCGCTCGGGGCGTTTGGTCAGGATCTGGAACGTGTGTTGCCGTCCCGCGGCCATAGTCTTCCACACCTTGGAGATGAAAGATTCCGGTACGCCGGGGTGGAATAGATCGCTCATGGAATTGACGAACACGAACCGCCGCTTCCGCCACCGGAGCGGAACGTCCAGGCTCGCCTCGTCGCAGCGCACGGCGCCTGTCCAGACGGATCGTTCCCCGCTTCGGTGCGTAAGGGAACGGTACTTCGCCTGCCCCATCGCGTCGAGCCGCGCCGCCATGCGCATTGCGTAGCAATTCGCGCAGCCGGGGGAAAGAACCGTGCAGCCGGCTACCGGATTCCATGTGGCGTCGGTCCATTCGATCTCCGTGGCGGCCATTCGGGTACCCTCCTGACCAGCGTTCACGCCCCGACAGCGGAGGAACGCCGCCGATTGCCGCGACGGGCGCGGCCCGCGGGCGGCGCCCAGGCGCGGATCACCGCATGGGTGAGCGAGAGCGACCGCGCCTCTTCGTCGATGAACCCCTCGAAGTAGTCGCCCATGCCGGTGTCGAATTCCGGATCGGGCGCGTTGTGATGTTGGCGCACCCAGGGCAGCAGCTCCAGCAGCGCCGCGAGGAGGGGCGTCAGCCGCTCCGCCGTCCAGCCTTCCTGCTCCCGCATCTGATGGAAGTACGCGGCGATCGCCCGGCTCTGCTCCAGTACGTTCCAGCCCGCCCAGCCGATCACCAGCGACGGATCCGCCTCGCGCTCGCAGAACGGCAAGCTGACGAAGCGCTCCTTCGGCACGTCGAGCTTGCCGCGCAGGCGCCACCAGACGCCTTTCCGGAAGTCGACCGACGTATACCGCGGGGGTGCGGGAATCGTTCCGATCTCCTTCGCCTTCAGCGCCGCGGCCTGCTCCGGGGCCAAGCGCTCCGGATTCACTGCGGACAGCTTCGCCCGCGCGTCGATCGCATCCTCACGCCGCTGGAGGTCCCACGTGCGCTCCCACGCCTCGCGCTTGCGGAGTCCGGACGGCTTGTAGCGGAGGACCGGCAGCAGCGGGACGCTCTGGTCCTCGACCAGACCGGCCACCAGCTTCGCCACGTTGAAGTCCGGACGCCCGGTGTGCAGCTCCGCCACCTGCAGGAACTCCGCGTCTTCCCGCATCCGGTCCGCCAGTGCCGCGGTGGTCGTCAGGCGCGGCTCCGACCAGAACGACCGGGTTTCCAACCGATCGAGCAGCCAGCCTCGGAGCGCCCGCTCTTGCTGCGTCTCCCACGGTTCGTCATTCCAGCGGCGCTTGTACTCAGGTTGCTCGATCAGAGCGATGCTCGCGTCCTTCTCGATGGCCTGGACCCGACGATGGACCAGATCTCGGTACGCCGCTGGCCAGCGCGCGGGGATTTCCTTGATGGGCGTCGAGCCGTGCCGTTCGAACCACTTCGTCTGGACTCCGCCCGCCGCGATCTTTCGCGCCAGGACGATCTCGAAGGCTCGCTCGCCGAGGCGGATGGCGGGTGCGTCACCACGTGGCATGCAAAGGTCATCTTCCGCTACGCCGTAGAGCCGATAGCAGCGCCAGTCGAGCTCCTCTTGCAGGGCGATCATCTGCTCGTGGATTCTCTTGGCGCGAATGCGTCCTGTTTCCAGACAGTCGGCCGACAGTACATCCCCTGTGATCAGAGCGGCGGGAAGCAATTGAGTCCGCTCTTGTGCAAGTGAGTCTATCGTTTGAGCGAGATCGATTGGCCGGATTGCGGAACCGCTCGCGAAAGAACATGGAGTATTCGTGCCATTGCAAACCATGCTCGATCTGCGACTTTCCGAAGGCAACGCGTGACGCAAGCTGTGTTCGCCAAGGCCAAAGAAAAGTCACCATGCGTCCTTCCGTGACTGTCTCCAGCGTTAGCGGATCATATGGCCATAT
The sequence above is drawn from the Acidobacteriota bacterium genome and encodes:
- the tcmP gene encoding three-Cys-motif partner protein TcmP, with amino-acid sequence MAPRRASAADRGTQQGETQRPAPLPARLLRPFGRQSFPRGVQARPRRRLLRRGYVPGRWRNRIGYASGHDRGIRGGASTPEPGPLKASASRLQVLFRRRGSLHTAHLQAALNERGYADPERVILRNSRFEDEADAIITAIQSRQPRAGRAIFLLDQTGFARVELGLVARILRELRAAEVILTFAADALVNHLSTAPANVKAVSPLQLTRPRIQDLIRLKDGAGGRALVQRTLRDHIRNTTGATYDTPFFIRPRQSRRALWFLHLSRHPTARDVMIQRHWDISGTFEHYGSGGFDMLGWDALRSTDTLRLFRFEELEAEEMRVQLLDSLPRELHALVVEEPVTVQTVRHVLANRTAARFSDLDDTVIELARAKEIDILNADGKPRSRSLAETPAR